The following nucleotide sequence is from Pandoraea thiooxydans.
CATGCGTGGCACGATATTTTGAAAGGACTGGCAGAACCCGCATGCACTCTCTCACAGGGAAGAAGCAAACCATGAAATCAACACCTCGGCGACGCAATACCGCAGCGCCTGAGAACGACATCGATGGCATTGCCCAGTCGAGCTGCGGCCCCGCGCAGCCCGCACGGCGGCAAGCGCTGCGCATGGCTTCGGCCACGCTGCTCTCGGCCCCGGCGCTCATCGGCCTGGCGCGCGCCCAGGGCCGCCACACCATGCCGATGAAGATGAGCAGCTCTGGACATGGCAATCTGGACATGAGCATCGGCGGATCTGGCGCGGACATCGCCGCGCCGGCGCCTTTTCGCCGGGCGCTGCCGATTCCCCCCAGGCTGAGGGGAAGACTCGATAACGGCGTGCTTCGCTACTCACTCGCCACACAGGCCGGCGCCAGCACACTTGCCGAAGGCTTGAGCACGCCCACCTGGGGCTATAACGGCGCGCTGCTCGGACCGGTGCTGTCCATCCCGCGCGGACGTCCCGTTCACATCCGCGTGACCAACGCACTCGCACAATCGCTGACCACGCACTGGCACGGCGCAATCGTGCCCGGCGATATGGATGGCGGACCGCATAGTCCGATCCAGCCCGGCGCGACGCTGGACTACCGCTTCACGCTCGACCAGCCCGGTGCGACCCTGTGGTATCACCCTCACACGGAATACCGAACCGGCGCGCAGGCCTATGCGGGGCTCGCCGGCATGCTGCTCGTCGACGACGGCATCGATCGAAAACTCGGTTTGCCGCATACCTGGGGCGTCGACGACATCCCGGTAATTGTCCAGGATCGCCGGATCGCCGCGAGCGGGCAACTGCTCTATATGAGCGAGGCAATGCGCGACCTGATGGGAATGAAAGGCGACCGGTTCCTTGTCAACGGCCGCGAACGCCCCTATGTCGATGTTCCGGCCCAGCGTGTGCGCCTGCGGCTGCTCAACGGCTCGAATGCCCGCTCGTACAATTTCGCGCTGAACGACAACCGTCCTTTCGACGTCATTGCCTCCGATTCGGGCCTGCTGGCAAGGCCTGCTGCGACGCGAGCGCTGCTGCTGGGCCCGGGCGAGCGGGCCGAAATCGTCGTCGACCTTGCCAAAGATCAGGGCAGGGCGCTGCTGCTGCAGAGCCGGTCCGGCGAGGTCGCCCATCGGTTGGGCAGTTCATCCGACGATTGGGACACTTGGGACTTGCGCACGTTTGACGTGTTGCGCTTGAATGTCACTCGGCCGACGGGAGCATCGGCCTCGGTTCCCAAGCGGCTGGCCGATATCGATGCGCTTGCCTTGGCTGGCGCCCCGGTGCGCCGGATTACGTTGCAAGGCATGGGCAAAAACATGAAGTCGATGGGTGCTCAAGTCGATCGCGGCGCACCGCCCAATTCCGGGCCTGGCGGCATGAGTCTCGGTATCGCCGGGCAAAGCCTGTTCTCGTTGAACCACCGCTTTTTTGACATGAGCGTCATCGATCAGCGGGCCCGGCTCGGCAGCGTTGAAATATGGGAGTTCGTGAACGATCGGGAAATGGCGCACCCGATGCATATCCATGGCGTCGCGTTCCAGGTGCTCTCGCGCAACGGCAGCCCGCCGCCGGCATGGGAGCGCGGCTGGAAAGACACCGTGCTGGTACGCACAGGCGAGACGGTGAGGGTGGGCATGCGCTTCACCCAGCTGGCCGATGCCGCGCATCCGTATATGTATCACTGCCACATCCTCGAACATGAGGCCAACGGCATGATGGGGCAATTCACGGTAGCCTGAGTCACCGGCAACAGGCGGCTTGCGGGCGAACTCCGCGCTCGCCAATCACGGCCCGCCGTGTCAGCCGCCGGCCCGAGTCCGTCGTCGCGCATATTCCTGGGGCGGGGCGGCAAAGCACAATGTGGCAGTGACGTGACGCCGCGCGCTCACATCATATTGTCATCAAGCGGTGCGAAGATTTGCCCGATCGTGCGATGAATCAACGTCGCCGATGCCGCTTATCACTTGAACACGTCATGGTCGGACTGTTCGCAACGCAAAGAATCGCTTCATGAAACGTCGTGCGGCCACCGACTCCGAGGACGCCGGCGCCTCGTCGACTGCCGCGCTCGGGGCCGCAGCGCGAATACGCCGCGCCGCGGCCGTTTTCGCCGTGGCCGGCGTTGCCTTGTCGTTCGGCGTGCCGTTCCTGTTGGGTACGCATGCGATGCTGCCCAGCCTGCGTGCGTTGCCCGCATGCGTGTTCGCGGTGCTCGCGGCCAGCGCCGTCTTGAGCGCGCTGGCCAAGGCCGGCAAGCAACTGCTGCTGCAAAGCGCGCTCGGCATACGCCTTGGGTTTGCGCGCACGCTCGCCATCACGGTCGTGACGGATTTCGCTTTTCTGGTGTCGCCGCTGGGTGCTGCCGGCTATGGCGTAAACATGGCCTTGCTGCAACGCACCGGCGCATCGTGGGCGAGCGCCACGGCCGCGGTCGGCGCGGACCAGGCACTGGATCTGCTGTTTTTCGGCACCGCCATTCCGCTCGGACTGGCCTTTGCGCTGGCGCCGCTGAGCGCCGTATTTCCCACCCTCGATCGACGCGTCGCACTTGGTCTGATAGCCGGCCTGGCGGCAGCGGTCTATCTGTTCTGGCGATACCGTCGTCAGGTCGGCGCCGGGCTCGACGCCACGGCAGCCCGCATTCCGTGGCTCAGATTGCGGCATGCCCGCGTGCGCGAATTTCGCCGGAATGTCCACCAGCAGGTCGCGCTGCTGCTCGCGCAGCGCCGCTGGCGGCTGTTCGGGCTGCTGTGGCTGACCGCCACGCAATGGCTGTTGCGCTATGGCGTGCTGTGGTTTGCCTTGCTCGAACTCGGTTACCGCTTGCCGCTTGGGTTGGTGCTGGTGGTACAGGGCCTGGTGCTGCACGCCGCGCTCTGGACCGGTGTGCCGGCCGGCGGCGGCAGTGGCGACCTGGGTCTGGCGGCCGCCTTTGCCCCGTGGGTGCCGGCTTCCGTGATGGCCATCGCGCTGATTCTGTGGCGCTTTGCCACGCTCTACTGCCCGCTGCTGCTCGGCTGCGGCGGCTTTGCCGCGCTCGCGCTATGGCGCCGCACCCAGCGGCCGGCGAGCGCCGTCAAATAGGTCGCGGGACAGGCTCATGCCGCATGGTCGCGCGGCTTTCGGATGCGCGCAGCGAAGCTGGCCCGTTCGGCGTGATCGGTCCGCAGCGAGAACAGCTGGCAAGTCTGGCTGAGCAAGGCCATCGGATAGACCGCCTTGAACAAATCGGCGATCATCCGCCATTCGGCGCGCAGGCCGCGCCAGTAGCCGAGTTTTTCGGTCTTGCGCGATTGCGTCACATGCGGCCAATGGGTGACCGCGATCGGCAAGCCTCGCGTGATGATCAGGCGATTCATGAAGACCTCGATGCCAAAGCGCGGCAGGCCGTGAATTTCCGTGAGCGCCTCGCTCAGCAGCGCCTTTCTGACAACGCGCTCGCCCGAGACGAAATCGAGGCCGATGATGCGAAAAATCAGCAGACTGTTTTGCCGC
It contains:
- a CDS encoding multicopper oxidase family protein, translating into MKSTPRRRNTAAPENDIDGIAQSSCGPAQPARRQALRMASATLLSAPALIGLARAQGRHTMPMKMSSSGHGNLDMSIGGSGADIAAPAPFRRALPIPPRLRGRLDNGVLRYSLATQAGASTLAEGLSTPTWGYNGALLGPVLSIPRGRPVHIRVTNALAQSLTTHWHGAIVPGDMDGGPHSPIQPGATLDYRFTLDQPGATLWYHPHTEYRTGAQAYAGLAGMLLVDDGIDRKLGLPHTWGVDDIPVIVQDRRIAASGQLLYMSEAMRDLMGMKGDRFLVNGRERPYVDVPAQRVRLRLLNGSNARSYNFALNDNRPFDVIASDSGLLARPAATRALLLGPGERAEIVVDLAKDQGRALLLQSRSGEVAHRLGSSSDDWDTWDLRTFDVLRLNVTRPTGASASVPKRLADIDALALAGAPVRRITLQGMGKNMKSMGAQVDRGAPPNSGPGGMSLGIAGQSLFSLNHRFFDMSVIDQRARLGSVEIWEFVNDREMAHPMHIHGVAFQVLSRNGSPPPAWERGWKDTVLVRTGETVRVGMRFTQLADAAHPYMYHCHILEHEANGMMGQFTVA
- a CDS encoding lysylphosphatidylglycerol synthase transmembrane domain-containing protein; its protein translation is MKRRAATDSEDAGASSTAALGAAARIRRAAAVFAVAGVALSFGVPFLLGTHAMLPSLRALPACVFAVLAASAVLSALAKAGKQLLLQSALGIRLGFARTLAITVVTDFAFLVSPLGAAGYGVNMALLQRTGASWASATAAVGADQALDLLFFGTAIPLGLAFALAPLSAVFPTLDRRVALGLIAGLAAAVYLFWRYRRQVGAGLDATAARIPWLRLRHARVREFRRNVHQQVALLLAQRRWRLFGLLWLTATQWLLRYGVLWFALLELGYRLPLGLVLVVQGLVLHAALWTGVPAGGGSGDLGLAAAFAPWVPASVMAIALILWRFATLYCPLLLGCGGFAALALWRRTQRPASAVK
- a CDS encoding glycosyltransferase family 2 protein, with translation MTGSCARLDVPRISCVICAFNEAPRIGAVLAVAAAHPLLAEVIVVDDGSTDGTSEVVRAFPGVRLLSHPSNQGKSAAMASGIAAAQSEWLMLLDADLKGLGAQHISALAAPVLAGRAEVSMSLRQNSLLIFRIIGLDFVSGERVVRKALLSEALTEIHGLPRFGIEVFMNRLIITRGLPIAVTHWPHVTQSRKTEKLGYWRGLRAEWRMIADLFKAVYPMALLSQTCQLFSLRTDHAERASFAARIRKPRDHAA